A genomic region of Glycine max cultivar Williams 82 chromosome 15, Glycine_max_v4.0, whole genome shotgun sequence contains the following coding sequences:
- the LOC100796800 gene encoding putative inositol transporter → MEGGVPEADMSAFRECLSLSWKNPYVLRLAFSAGIGGLLFGYDTGVISGALLYIKDEFKAVDRKTWLQEAIVSTAIAGAIIGASVGGWINDRFGRKKGIVIADTLFFIGSVIMAAASSPAILIVGRVFVGIGVGMASMASPLYISEASPTRVRGALVSLNSFLITGGQFLSYLINLAFTKAPGTWRWMLGVAAVPALLQIVLMLTLPESPRWLYRKGKEEEAKSILKKIYPPHEVEGEIQALKESVDMEIKEAESSEKINIVKLLRTSAVRRGLYAGVGLLIFQQFVGINTVMYYSPTIVQLAGFASNRTALLLSLITAGLNAFGSILSIYFIDKTGRKKLALISLCGVVFSLALLTAAFRESEIHSPMVSAIQSSQFNNNNTCPDYKTALNSAEWTCMTCLKASPSCGYCAADDKLLPGACLIANVDTKKMCGNDHRAWYTTGCPSKYGWAALIGLALYIIFFSPGMGTVPWVVNSEIYPLRYRGVCGGIASTTVWISNLIVAESFLSLTEAIGTAWTFMLFGIVAIVAIFFVIVFVPETKGVSMEEVEKMLEQRSVQFKFWEKRDSGSEKH, encoded by the exons ATGGAAGGTGGTGTGCCAGAAGCTGATATGTCTGCCTTCAGAGAATGTTTGTCTCTATCATGGAAGAATCCTTATGTTCTTCGCCTTGCTTTCTCTGCTGGAATTGGAGGCCTTCTCTTTGGTTATGACACTG GAGTTATTTCTGGGGCTCTTTTGTATATCAAAGATGAATTCAAAGCAGTTGATAGGAAGACTTGGCTACAG GAAGCCATAGTGAGTACTGCAATAGCTGGAGCAATCATAGGAGCTTCAGTTGGAGGATGGATCAACGATcgatttggaagaaagaaaggaattgtTATAGCAGATACCCTCTTTTTTATAGGGTCTGTTATCATGGCGGCTGCTTCAAGCCCAGCAATTCTCATCGTGGGTCGTGTATTTGTTGGCATTGGTGTCGGTATGGCTTCAATGGCATCACCCCTCTACATTTCAGAGGCTTCTCCAACAAGAGTAAGAGGAGCCCTTGTGAGCCTTAACAGTTTTCTCATCACTGGAGGACAGTTCCTTTCCTACCTCATCAACTTGGCCTTCACCAAG GCACCAGGGACATGGAGGTGGATGTTAGGGGTAGCAGCAGTGCCAGCTTTGTTACAAATTGTACTAATGTTGACACTCCCAGAATCGCCTCGTTGGCTTTACCGCAAG GGTAAGGAAGAGGAAGCAAAATCGATTCTGAAAAAGATTTATCCACCACATGAAGTTGAAGGCGAAATTCAGGCCTTGAAAGAATCAGTTGACATGGAAATTAAGGAAGCAGAATCATCAGAGAAGATCAACATAGTCAAACTTTTAAGAACTTCAGCTGTGAGAAGAGGTTTATATGCTGGTGTGGGCCTCTTAATCTTCCAGCAGTTTGTGGGAATCAACACTGTGATGTATTATAGTCCCACCATTGTTCAGTTGGCTGGTTTTGCATCTAACAGGACAGCATTGCTTCTGTCACTCATCACAGCTGGCCTCAATGCATTTGGTTCAATTCTGAGCATTTACTTCATTGACAAGACTGGGAGGAAAAAGCTTGCTCTAATCAGTTTGTGTGGTGTTGTGTTCTCCCTTGCTCTCCTAACCGCCGCTTTTCGCGAAAGCGAAATCCACTCACCAATGGTTAGTGCCATTCAATCCTCTcaattcaacaacaacaacacctgCCCTGATTACAAAACAGCTTTGAACTCTGCTGAATGGACTTGCATGACATGCCTAAAGGCTTCACCATCTTGTGGTTATTGTGCTGCTGATGACAAG CTTTTACCCGGGGCATGTTTGATAGCCAATGTTGACACAAAGAAGATGTGTGGCAATGACCATAGGGCATGGTACACTACGGGGTGTCCTAGCAAATATGGTTGGGCTGCCCTAATAGGCCTTGCTCTATACATCATATTCTTCTCACCCGGCATGGGAACTGTTCCATGGGTTGTGAACTCTGAGATCTACCCCTTGAGGTACAGAGGGGTGTGCGGAGGAATAGCATCCACGACTGTTTGGATTTCCAACCTCATTGTTGCTGAGTCCTTCTTGTCCCTCACAGAAGCTATAGGGACAGCATGGACATTCATGCTGTTTGGAATTGTGGCCATTGTGGCAATCTTCTTTGTCATTGTTTTTGTGCCTGAGACCAAAGGGGTTTCTATGGAGGAAGTGGAGAAGATGCTGGAACAAAGATCTGTGCAGTTCAAgttttgggagaagagagatTCTGGCTCTGAGAAGCACTGA